The stretch of DNA ACAGCGGCGTGCTTTCACCATCAGAAGATGTCATCCGAATCACCGGCGCGCTCGAAGGCTTTGTGGCCGCGAAAACCGCAAGCGCCGCAAAGAACACCTGTGGTGATTGCGGCCAGCTATCCGACAGCGGCGAGTTGTTCTGTATTCACTGCGGCGGGCTGCTTGAACAGGTGGCGGCGAATGCCGAAACCGCCATCGCCCTGGCGGGGCTCTGCGACGACTGCGGCATGATGATCGAAAACGACGAAATCTTCTGCCCGTCGTGCGGCTCGGTGATGGCAAACGCCTGACCGTAGGCCATCACCGGCTCGCTTCAATGCAACAATCC from Blastocatellia bacterium encodes:
- a CDS encoding zinc ribbon domain-containing protein codes for the protein MKSPTGELLHLRAEANAERQPTGFTGGLDLYDELADFFSLSSEAQPTDHRFEARPATAPHAQPSAQTPPVAVETPPPANSGVLSPSEDVIRITGALEGFVAAKTASAAKNTCGDCGQLSDSGELFCIHCGGLLEQVAANAETAIALAGLCDDCGMMIENDEIFCPSCGSVMANA